CGCCGCGACCACCCCGTCGACCGGCTCCGGCCGGGACACCCCGCTCAGCGACAGTCCGGCGGCCTCTGTGCTGTCGTGGATCGGGGAGGGGACCATGCTGGGGTAGACGACGCTGACTCCGACGTGTGTGCCGACCTCGTGACGCAGCGCGTCGGCGTACGCGACGAGCGCCCGCTTACTCACCCCGTATGCGGCGGCCAGGGGCAGCGGCAGCACGGCCATCCGGCTGGCCACGAAGATCACCCGACCGCGGGTGGCCTCCAGGGCGGGCAGTGCGGCGGCGGTGGTCCGCCAGGCGGCGAGCAGGTTCACCTCCAACTGGCGGCGCACCACCTCGTCCGGGGGCAGCTCGGCCGGCGCCGGTCCGCCGACGCCGGCGTTGTTGACCAGCAGGTCCAGCCCGCCGAGCCGGTCGACGGCGGCGGCCACCGCCGGTGCCGTCGCGGCCGGATCGGTCAGGTCGACCCCGAGCACCGGCGGCGTGGCGTCGGTGTCGGCGTGCAGGTCCAGCCCGACCACGTGCGCTCCGGCGGCGGTCAGCGCGTCGCCCAGGCGCCGGCCGAAGGTGCCCCGCGCGCCGGTGACCAGCGCCCGGCGGCCGGCCAGCGCGCTCACCGGGTCGCTCCGGCGCGCCGCGCGCCGGCGGCCAGTTCCCGGCGCAGCTCGGCCAGGTAGGCGTCGAAGTCCACCCGCATGTGCGGGCGGCGTTGCCCCCAGCGGGCGGTGGCGGCGCGTAGCTCAGCCCGGCAGGCGGCGGCCTGGCGGGCCGGATCCGGCGGCGCCCAGGTGCCGGCCAGGCGCGCGGCGACCAGCCGGGCCTGCGCCTCCAGCAGCGGGAACGCCGCGCCGGTGGACTGCATGAGCCCGACGAACGCCAGCCCGGCGGCGTCCAGGTGGAACACGTGCCGGTACAACGGCAGCCGGTCGGCGCCGTCGCCGAGCAGGCTCGGGTCGATGAACGGCACCCGCACCCGGTAGCCGGTGCACCAGATGACCAGGTCGATTGCGTCGACGCGACCGTCGGTGAACTCGACCCGCCCGCCGGCGAAACGCGCGATCCCGGGCCGGGCGTGGATGTCGCCGTGGGTGAGCCGGGACAGCAGCGTGTCGGAGAGCGTCGGGTGGTCCTGGAGGAAGCCGTGTGTCGGGGCGGGCAGTCCGTAGCGGGCGGGTGGGCCGACGGCGGCGGTCAGCGTGGCCTGGCTGATCCGTTGCCGCAGCCGCCAGGGCAGGTGGCGGGCCAGCGCCCCGTTGAGCGTGTCCGAGGGACGGCCGAGCAGGTATTTCGGCACCACCCAGACGCCGCGGCGAAGCGACAGCAGCGTCCGGGTGGCGGCGTACGAGGCGTCGACCGCGATGTCCATCGCGGAGTTGCCGCCGCCGACGACCAGGACCCGCCGGCCGGCGAGTTGCTCGGGCCCGCGGTAGTCGTGGCTGTGCATCTGTTCGGCGGCGCATTCGCCCGGGTAGGGCTCGGGCCGGTGCGGCACCCG
The genomic region above belongs to Micromonospora sp. WMMD1128 and contains:
- a CDS encoding NAD(P)-binding domain-containing protein, encoding MAAPPRVAVIGTGAAGLATLKALADVGVPAVAFETADTIGGLWVYGAPGSPAYRTLHLNTSKGRTEFADHPMPADWPDYPDHARVAGYLDDYADRFGLREAVRLRHTVDRVTRAGDGWRVHAEGPAGPVEVDVAAVVVANGHNRVPHRPEPYPGECAAEQMHSHDYRGPEQLAGRRVLVVGGGNSAMDIAVDASYAATRTLLSLRRGVWVVPKYLLGRPSDTLNGALARHLPWRLRQRISQATLTAAVGPPARYGLPAPTHGFLQDHPTLSDTLLSRLTHGDIHARPGIARFAGGRVEFTDGRVDAIDLVIWCTGYRVRVPFIDPSLLGDGADRLPLYRHVFHLDAAGLAFVGLMQSTGAAFPLLEAQARLVAARLAGTWAPPDPARQAAACRAELRAATARWGQRRPHMRVDFDAYLAELRRELAAGARRAGATR
- a CDS encoding SDR family NAD(P)-dependent oxidoreductase; this encodes MSALAGRRALVTGARGTFGRRLGDALTAAGAHVVGLDLHADTDATPPVLGVDLTDPAATAPAVAAAVDRLGGLDLLVNNAGVGGPAPAELPPDEVVRRQLEVNLLAAWRTTAAALPALEATRGRVIFVASRMAVLPLPLAAAYGVSKRALVAYADALRHEVGTHVGVSVVYPSMVPSPIHDSTEAAGLSLSGVSRPEPVDGVVAAILRAAAARRAPRDVATTRRGRVELMLARHAPGLADRLVRRTVAGRIAAGDLDGAALAAGMLRRHRRAGR